From a region of the Odocoileus virginianus isolate 20LAN1187 ecotype Illinois chromosome 1, Ovbor_1.2, whole genome shotgun sequence genome:
- the LOC110147911 gene encoding oocyte zinc finger protein XlCOF26 produces the protein MTELASSGGGSPAGDGEEGLGDDRGLVIHHPAEEQPHRCPLCGQTFAQQPSLVRHQKAHAGAGRAAAFVCPECGKAFSVKHNLEVHQRTHTGERPFPCPECGRCFSLKQNLLTHQRIHSGEKPHQCAQCGRCFREPRFLLNHQRTHARMPAPHPRRPGVFGERRPYFCARCGKSFAREGSLKTHQRSHGHGPEGQAAHLGRVL, from the coding sequence ATGACCGAGCTGGCATCCTCCGGGGGCGGGTCCCCTGCGGGGGACGGGGAGGAGGGCCTGGGGGACGATCGAGGCCTGGTCATCCACCACCCGGCGGAGGAGCAGCCGCACCGCTGCCCGCTGTGTGGCCAGACCTTCGCCCAGCAGCCAAGCCTGGTGCGGCACCAGAAGGCGCACGCCGGGGCGGGCCGCGCAGCCGCCTTCGTGTGCCCGGAGTGTGGCAAGGCCTTCAGCGTCAAGCACAACCTAGAGGTGCATCAGCGCACCCACACGGGCGAGCGGCCCTTCCCCTGCCCCGAGTGCGGGCGCTGCTTCAGCCTCAAGCAGAACCTGCTCACCCACCAGCGCATCCACAGCGGCGAGAAGCCGCACCAGTGCGCGCAGTGCGGCCGCTGCTTCCGCGAGCCGCGCTTCCTGCTCAACCACCAGCGCACCCACGCGCGCATGCCCGCTCCGCACCCGCGCCGCCCCGGCGTCTTCGGGGAGCGCAGGCCCTACTTTTGCGCCCGCTGTGGCAAGAGCTTCGCGCGGGAGGGCTCGCTCAAGACCCACCAGCGCAGTCACGGCCACGGGCCCGAAGGCCAGGCGGCCCATTTAGGCCGCGTGCTCTGA